In Equus caballus isolate H_3958 breed thoroughbred chromosome 7, TB-T2T, whole genome shotgun sequence, one DNA window encodes the following:
- the MISP3 gene encoding uncharacterized protein MISP3 isoform X1, whose amino-acid sequence MEPLMETPIEREIRRSCEREESLRRSRGLSPGRARRELVELRVRPVLSLPGPGPALPRAVERARAGAQMQRDIEREAHRQAALALPPGPEPRARQPPPPPLGELKRFFEAAGGGGSSPAAEGGAGLQQLPEAGSRPHSAAQGRCPVLARAPSPLAPSLLEQEVREVQERERELQRQRLSVYGTAEFRDPAPSLTASRGDGKLAVIWPPRRKASENGLEQEERKP is encoded by the exons ATGGAGCCGCTCATGGAGACGCCCATCGAGCGCGAAATCCGCCGCAGCTGCGAACGCGAGGAGAGTCTGCGCCGGAGCCGAGGCCTGAGCCCCGGCCGTGCGCGCCGCGAACTCGTGGAGCTGCGCGTGCGGCCGGTGCTCAGCCTGCCGGGCCCCGGCCCCGCGCTTCCGCGCGCCGTGGAGCGCGCGCGGGCGGGCGCGCAGATGCAGCGGGACATCGAGCGGGAGGCTCACCGGCAGGCGGCGCTGGCGCTCCCCCCGGGCCCGGAGCCGCGCGCCcggcagccgccgccgccgccgctgggCGAGCTCAAGCGCTTCTTCGaggccgccggcggcggcggctcctcgCCAGCGGCGGAGGGCGGCGCGGGCCTGCAGCAGCTGCCGGAGGCCGGAAGCCGGCCGCACTCGGCGGCGCAGGGCCGGTGCCCGGTGCTGGCCCGCGCGCCCTCGCCCCTCGCGCCGTCCCTGCTGGAGCAGGAGGTGCGCGAGGTGCAGGAGCGCGAGCGAGAGCTGCAGCGCCAGCGGCTCAGCGTCTACGGCACCGCCGAGTTCCGGGACCCGGCGCCCAGCCTCACAG CGAGCAGGGGTGATGGAAAGCTGGCGGTGATCTGGCCTCCGCGCAGAAAGGCCTCGGAGAACGGCCTGGAGCAG GAGGAGCGGAAGCCTTGA
- the C7H19orf67 gene encoding UPF0575 protein C19orf67 homolog isoform X2 yields the protein MATEQWFVGPLPPGPGETQSPDDLESGAQPCGDLSWSTPPGRPGDPPEAEPQDQDVQGQLPEASTSMPYPEPLAPGPGHPPPRLPLDTMFSPITEQLRYLLKKADDFQSYLLYRDRVQKDQLAKAMPTFLHICEPYFLYLEAAARSVPPIYGALQELLRKGLLEISQQLTLRLEQVVLMYASFGFVGLEETDPLSISCFFCGRFAISPSHEVSIFRYCAPAAYTASRFPRYLYKKMRWNLETTPEPSVQGQDSYVDYYFLCYRDTWEDTGSSPANSCPQIQKLWSIGRWVPLEPAEDDLYSWILCPQPLGDYQQLLTIGFEEPSHTLATDLLVQMLTGQAGPARPPRAAGPAAWAAQGP from the exons ATGGCTACGGAGCAGTGGTTCGTGGGACCGCTGCCCCCGGGCCCCGGGGAGACGCAGTCCCCTGACGACTTGGAATCTGGGGCACAGCCCTGCGGAGATCTCTCGTGGTCCACGCCCCCTGGCCGACCTGGGGACCCACCCGAGGCGGAGCCCCAGGACCAGGACGTCCAGGGGCAGCTGCCCGAGGCCTCTACTTCCATGCCCTACCCCGAGCCTCTGGCCCCAGGCCCCGGGCACCCACCTCCTCGCCTGCCCTTAGACACCATGTTCAGCCCCATCACCGAACAGCTGCGCTACCTGCTCAAGAAGGCGGACGATTTCCAGAGCTACTTGCTCTACAG AGACCGGGTGCAGAAGGACCAGCTGGCGAAGGCCATGCCCACCTTCCTGCACATATGTGAGCCCTACTTCCTGTACCTAGAGGCGGCCGCACGCAGCGTGCCCCCCATCTATGGAGCCCTGCAGGAGCTGCTCCGCAAGGGG CTGTTGGAGATCTCCCAACAGCTGACCCTTCGCCTGGAACAGGTGGTCCTCATGTACGCTTCCTTTGGGTTCGTGGGCCTGGAGGAGACTGACCCCCTGAG CATCTCTTGTTTCTTCTGCGGAAGGTTTGCCATCAGCCCTTCCCACGAGGTGTCCATCTTCAGATACTGTGCCCCAGCCGCCTACACTGCCAGCCGCTTCCCCAGATACCTGTATAAGAAGATGCGCTGGAACCTGGAAACCACCCCTGAGCCCAGCGTCCAGGGGCAAGACTCCTACGTGGATTA ctacTTCCTGTGCTATCGGGACACCTGGGAAGACACAGGCTCAAGTCCGGCCAATTCGTGCCCCCAGATCCAGAAGCTGTGGTCCATTGGCCGATGGGTGCCGCTCGAGCCCGCCGAGGATGACCTGTATTCATG GATCTTGTGCCCGCAGCCGCTTGGGGACTACCAGCAGCTGCTGACCATCGGCTTCGAGGAACCGTCGCACACGCTGGCCACCGACCTGCTGGTGCAGATGCTCACGGGCCAGGCGGGCCCGGCACGGCCCCCGAGAGCAGCCGGGCCCGCGGCGTGGGCCGCGCAGGGGCCTTGA
- the MISP3 gene encoding uncharacterized protein MISP3 isoform X2 — protein sequence MEPLMETPIEREIRRSCEREESLRRSRGLSPGRARRELVELRVRPVLSLPGPGPALPRAVERARAGAQMQRDIEREAHRQAALALPPGPEPRARQPPPPPLGELKRFFEAAGGGGSSPAAEGGAGLQQLPEAGSRPHSAAQGRCPVLARAPSPLAPSLLEQEVREVQERERELQRQRLSVYGTAEFRDPAPSLTAGERRGSWLSAPSPQRAGVMESWR from the exons ATGGAGCCGCTCATGGAGACGCCCATCGAGCGCGAAATCCGCCGCAGCTGCGAACGCGAGGAGAGTCTGCGCCGGAGCCGAGGCCTGAGCCCCGGCCGTGCGCGCCGCGAACTCGTGGAGCTGCGCGTGCGGCCGGTGCTCAGCCTGCCGGGCCCCGGCCCCGCGCTTCCGCGCGCCGTGGAGCGCGCGCGGGCGGGCGCGCAGATGCAGCGGGACATCGAGCGGGAGGCTCACCGGCAGGCGGCGCTGGCGCTCCCCCCGGGCCCGGAGCCGCGCGCCcggcagccgccgccgccgccgctgggCGAGCTCAAGCGCTTCTTCGaggccgccggcggcggcggctcctcgCCAGCGGCGGAGGGCGGCGCGGGCCTGCAGCAGCTGCCGGAGGCCGGAAGCCGGCCGCACTCGGCGGCGCAGGGCCGGTGCCCGGTGCTGGCCCGCGCGCCCTCGCCCCTCGCGCCGTCCCTGCTGGAGCAGGAGGTGCGCGAGGTGCAGGAGCGCGAGCGAGAGCTGCAGCGCCAGCGGCTCAGCGTCTACGGCACCGCCGAGTTCCGGGACCCGGCGCCCAGCCTCACAG CTGGTGAGAGGAGGGGCAGCTGGCTGAGCGCGCCTTCCCCGCAGCGAGCAGGGGTGATGGAAAGCTGGCGGTGA
- the SAMD1 gene encoding sterile alpha motif domain-containing protein 1, with protein sequence MAGPPALPPPETAAAATTAAAASSSAASPHYQEWILDTIDSLRSRKARPDLERICRMVRRRHGPEPERTRAELEKLIQQRAVLRVSYKGSISYRNAARVQPPRRGATPPAPPRAPRGGPAAAAAAAPPPTPAPPPPPAPVAAAAPARAPRAAAAAAATAPPSPGPAQPGPRAQRAAPLAAPPPAPGAPPAVAPPAGPRRAPPPAVAAREPPLPPPPQPPAPPQQQQQPPPPPPQPQQPPEGGAARAGGPARPVSLREVVRYLGGSGGAGGRLTRGRVQGLLEEEAAARGRPERTRLGALALPRGDRPGRAPPAASARASRSKRGGEERVLEKEEEEDDDEDEDDEDDVSEGSEVPEGDRPAGAQHHQLNGERGPQSAKERVKEWTPCGPHQGQDEGRGPAPGSGTRQVFSMAAMNKEGGSASAATGPDSPSPVPLPPGKPALPGADGTPFGCPSGRKEKPADPVEWTVMDVVEYFTEAGFPEQATAFQEQEIDGKSLLLMQRTDVLTGLSIRLGPALKIYEHHIKVLQQGHFEDDDPDGFLG encoded by the exons ATGGCGGGGCCCCCGGCCCTACCCCCGCCGGAGACGGCGGCGGCCGCCACCACGGCGGCCGCTGCCTCGTCGTCCGCTGCTTCCCCCCACTACCAAGAGTGGATCCTGGACACCATCGACTCGCTGCGCTCGCGCAAGGCGCGGCCGGACCTGGAGCGCATCTGCCGGATGGTGCGGCGGCGGCACGGCCCGGAGCCGGAGCGCACGCGCGCCGAGCTCGAGAAACTGATCCAGCAGCGCGCCGTGCTCCGGGTCAGCTACAAGGGGAGCATCTCGTACCGCAACGCGGCGCGCGTCCAGCCGCCCCGGCGCGGAGCCaccccgccggccccgccgcgcgcCCCCCGCGggggccccgccgccgccgccgccgctgcgcCGCCGCCCACGCCCGCCCCGCCGCCACCGCCCGCGcccgtcgccgccgccgccccggcccGGGCGCCCCGCGCggctgccgctgccgccgccaCAGCGCCCCCCTCGCCCGGCCCCGCGCAGCCGGGCCCCCGCGCGCAGCGGGCCGCGCCCCtggccgcgccgccgcccgcgcccggcGCTCCTCCGGCGGTGGCGCCCCCGGCCGGCCCGCGCCGCGCCCCCCCGCCCGCCGTCGCCGCCCGGgagccgccgctgccgccgccgccacaGCCGCCGGCGCcgccacagcagcagcagcagccgccgccgccgccgccgcagccacAGCAGCCGCCGGAGGGGGGCGCGGCGCGGGCCGGCGGCCCGGCGCGGCCCGTGAGCCTGCGGGAAGTCGTGCGCTACCTCGGAGGCAGCGGCGGCGCCGGCGGCCGCCTGACCCGCGGCCGCGTGcaggggctgctggaggaggaggcggcggcgcggggcCGCCCGGAGCGCACTCGGCTCGGAGCGCTCGCGCTGCCCCGCGGGGACAGGCCCGGACGGGCGCCGCCGGCCGCCAGCGCCCGCGCGTCGCGGAGCAAG AGAGGTGGGGAAGAGCGAGTGcttgagaaggaagaggaggaagatgatgatgaagatgaagatgatgaaGACGATGTGTCTGAGGGCTCTGAGGTGCCCGAGGGTGACCGTCCCGCAGGTGCCCAGCACCACCAGCTTAATGGCGAGCGGGGCCCTCAGAGCGCCAAGGAGAGGGTCAAGGAGTGGACACCCTGCGGACCCCACCAGGGCCAGGATGAAGGCAGGGGGCCGGCACCAGGCAGTGGCACCCGCCAGGTGTTCTCCATGGCAGCCATGAATAAGGAAGGAGGATCAG cctctgctgccactgggccagactcCCCATCTCCTGTGCCTTTGCCCCCAGGAAAACCAGCCCTACCTGGGGCCGATGGGACCCCCTTTGGCTGTCC TTCTGGGCGCAAGGAGAAGCCGGCTGACCCCGTGGAGTGGACAGTGATGGACGTGGTAGAGTACTTCACCGAGGCCGGCTTCCCAGAGCAGGCAACAGCCTTCCAAGAGCAG GAAATCGATGGCAAGTCCTTGCTGCTCATGCAGCGCACAGACGTGCTGACGGGCCTGTCTATCCGCCTCGGGCCGGCCCTGAAGATCTACGAGCACCACATCAAGGTGCTGCAGCAAGGCCACTTTGAGGATGACGACCCCGATGGCTTTCTAGGCTGA
- the C7H19orf67 gene encoding UPF0575 protein C19orf67 homolog isoform X1: MATEQWFVGPLPPGPGETQSPDDLESGAQPCGDLSWSTPPGRPGDPPEAEPQDQDVQGQLPEASTSMPYPEPLAPGPGHPPPRLPLDTMFSPITEQLRYLLKKADDFQSYLLYSRDRVQKDQLAKAMPTFLHICEPYFLYLEAAARSVPPIYGALQELLRKGLLEISQQLTLRLEQVVLMYASFGFVGLEETDPLSISCFFCGRFAISPSHEVSIFRYCAPAAYTASRFPRYLYKKMRWNLETTPEPSVQGQDSYVDYYFLCYRDTWEDTGSSPANSCPQIQKLWSIGRWVPLEPAEDDLYSWILCPQPLGDYQQLLTIGFEEPSHTLATDLLVQMLTGQAGPARPPRAAGPAAWAAQGP; this comes from the exons ATGGCTACGGAGCAGTGGTTCGTGGGACCGCTGCCCCCGGGCCCCGGGGAGACGCAGTCCCCTGACGACTTGGAATCTGGGGCACAGCCCTGCGGAGATCTCTCGTGGTCCACGCCCCCTGGCCGACCTGGGGACCCACCCGAGGCGGAGCCCCAGGACCAGGACGTCCAGGGGCAGCTGCCCGAGGCCTCTACTTCCATGCCCTACCCCGAGCCTCTGGCCCCAGGCCCCGGGCACCCACCTCCTCGCCTGCCCTTAGACACCATGTTCAGCCCCATCACCGAACAGCTGCGCTACCTGCTCAAGAAGGCGGACGATTTCCAGAGCTACTTGCTCTACAG CAGAGACCGGGTGCAGAAGGACCAGCTGGCGAAGGCCATGCCCACCTTCCTGCACATATGTGAGCCCTACTTCCTGTACCTAGAGGCGGCCGCACGCAGCGTGCCCCCCATCTATGGAGCCCTGCAGGAGCTGCTCCGCAAGGGG CTGTTGGAGATCTCCCAACAGCTGACCCTTCGCCTGGAACAGGTGGTCCTCATGTACGCTTCCTTTGGGTTCGTGGGCCTGGAGGAGACTGACCCCCTGAG CATCTCTTGTTTCTTCTGCGGAAGGTTTGCCATCAGCCCTTCCCACGAGGTGTCCATCTTCAGATACTGTGCCCCAGCCGCCTACACTGCCAGCCGCTTCCCCAGATACCTGTATAAGAAGATGCGCTGGAACCTGGAAACCACCCCTGAGCCCAGCGTCCAGGGGCAAGACTCCTACGTGGATTA ctacTTCCTGTGCTATCGGGACACCTGGGAAGACACAGGCTCAAGTCCGGCCAATTCGTGCCCCCAGATCCAGAAGCTGTGGTCCATTGGCCGATGGGTGCCGCTCGAGCCCGCCGAGGATGACCTGTATTCATG GATCTTGTGCCCGCAGCCGCTTGGGGACTACCAGCAGCTGCTGACCATCGGCTTCGAGGAACCGTCGCACACGCTGGCCACCGACCTGCTGGTGCAGATGCTCACGGGCCAGGCGGGCCCGGCACGGCCCCCGAGAGCAGCCGGGCCCGCGGCGTGGGCCGCGCAGGGGCCTTGA